The sequence below is a genomic window from Candidatus Methanoplasma termitum.
ACAATCCGTAATCGGCATACGCTTTCCCTTTGACGTGATCCTTCTTGTCCAAAAGCATGCTGACATCGGTCACGGGAGGGAGTGTGTTGGGCATGTCCAATACGCATGTGACCCCACCGTGCACGGCGGACAGCGTTCCGGATGAGAAATCCTCCTTCTCGGTCATCCCGGGATCCCTGAAATGAACGTGTGGGTCTATGAACCCGGGGAGTATAACGCCGCCCGGTACATCTATTCTTTTCTCTCCGCCTTTGACAGAACTTTTCACGGAAGCTATCTTTCCGTCGGTTATCCCGATCTCGGAATATTTTATCTCTCCTTTGACGAACGCCCTTCCGGAAACGACAAGATCGAAACTCACTTCCTCACAACCTCTCCTTTCGGTGATGCCTCGGTGAATATCTCCCCATTGAAAGACTCTACGGTCACTCCCGGCTCTTTCCATGTCTCGGGGCGGAGACCGGCCTTCATCGAAAGATGTTCCAGGAACTCTTCGGGGCCCCATTCCCATTCGACGGGGACCTGGGGGAGCAGCAGCCCCCTCCTTCCTTTGAACGATAATATCAGTCCGTCTCTTCCTATGACGATCTTTGAAAGAAGCTCTTCCGGAGACCGGTATTCGATCCTCTGAGGAACAGACAGGACGGTCACTTCAAAGGTGCATTTCTGCGTTTCTTCATACGTCAGATCGTCGAACCTCGGATCGTGGCATGCGGCCTCCGCAGACATCCTTAACGCTTTGCCCAGCGGGAATATGGGTTCCGGATACCCGATGCACCCTCTGAGATCCCCCGAGGGATATTCGGATATCGTAACGAACACACCTTTCGGCTCGACGGTCCATTTCGGCGGCGGCCGATCTCCGAATGCTGGATCCTTCGACTTACCGGAGAGCTTGGTCTCGGCCTCCGCATACAGCCTAGCCGCCCTCACCGCGTCAGTGCCGTCCCTGAGGTCCATCTCAATCGCTTTCTTCGCTGTCTG
It includes:
- a CDS encoding TIGR00296 family protein, encoding MTQTAKKAIEMDLRDGTDAVRAARLYAEAETKLSGKSKDPAFGDRPPPKWTVEPKGVFVTISEYPSGDLRGCIGYPEPIFPLGKALRMSAEAACHDPRFDDLTYEETQKCTFEVTVLSVPQRIEYRSPEELLSKIVIGRDGLILSFKGRRGLLLPQVPVEWEWGPEEFLEHLSMKAGLRPETWKEPGVTVESFNGEIFTEASPKGEVVRK